In Edaphobacter paludis, a single window of DNA contains:
- a CDS encoding MqnA/MqnD/SBP family protein: MPTANTAIQEINIAHSPDSDDAFMFYGLATNKIRVPGFKFNHTLTDIETLNHRAINEAFYDVTAISFHAYPYLQDKYTLMACGGSVGEGYGPMIVAPRKLTLDEVKKTRIAIPGTLTTAYLALRLFAPDIETTVVPFDKIIPAVVSGEFDAGLIIHEGQLTYANDGLVKLLDLGQWWREETGLPLPLGGNAIRRSFSPQTLLTTTNALRDSIQHALDHREEALAYAMQFARDLDPSLANRFVGMYVNERTLNYGEDGKEAIRKLLDMGFDRGIIPIRANVDFVG; encoded by the coding sequence ATGCCTACCGCCAACACTGCAATTCAAGAGATCAACATCGCACACAGCCCCGACTCTGACGACGCCTTCATGTTCTACGGTCTGGCCACCAACAAGATCCGCGTCCCCGGCTTCAAGTTCAACCACACTCTCACCGACATCGAAACCCTGAACCACCGCGCCATCAACGAAGCCTTCTATGATGTCACCGCGATCTCCTTCCACGCCTATCCTTATCTGCAGGACAAGTACACGCTGATGGCGTGTGGCGGCAGCGTCGGCGAGGGCTATGGCCCGATGATCGTCGCCCCCCGCAAGCTCACGCTCGACGAGGTAAAGAAGACGCGCATCGCTATCCCGGGCACGCTCACTACGGCTTATCTCGCTCTGAGGCTCTTCGCGCCGGACATCGAGACTACCGTAGTTCCGTTCGACAAGATCATTCCCGCTGTGGTCTCTGGCGAGTTCGATGCCGGACTGATCATCCACGAGGGCCAGTTGACCTACGCCAATGACGGGCTTGTAAAGCTCCTTGACCTTGGTCAGTGGTGGCGCGAGGAGACCGGCCTTCCCCTCCCTCTTGGGGGTAATGCTATCCGCCGCTCGTTCAGCCCGCAGACCCTGCTTACCACCACCAACGCCCTGCGTGACAGCATCCAGCACGCTCTCGACCACCGCGAAGAGGCACTGGCCTACGCCATGCAGTTTGCCCGCGATCTCGACCCGAGTCTCGCCAACCGCTTCGTCGGAATGTACGTCAACGAACGCACCTTGAATTATGGCGAGGATGGTAAAGAAGCCATTCGCAAGCTGCTCGACATGGGCTTCGACCGCGGCATTATTCCCATTCGCGCCAACGTAGATTTTGTCGGCTAG